The following proteins are encoded in a genomic region of Candidatus Paceibacter sp.:
- the dnaG gene encoding DNA primase, translating to MSTVEQIKSRLGIVDVVQSYVKLTKAGSSYKACCPFHAEKTPSFFVSPARESWHCFGCSKGGDMFSFVMEMEGIDFVEALKILADRAGVRVEKINIGQKNERTKLLHLTQSAAIFYENELRKNSAVIDYLKKRGVKGEMAKAFGIGFAPEGWRNLYDFLKKKGYADAEMEKAGMVIKSSKGYYDRFRSRIMFPLANSSGQVVGFSGRIFGEQAGNEGKYVNTPQTVLYDKSRLLYAFDKAKGEIRKTNSCVLVEGQMDAIMSRQAGVSNTVAVSGTALTSFHLNLIKRLADKIIMAFDSDRAGISAAQRSISMALAEGLEVRAAVIPSGKDPADAVLEDPESWLAAVESARNIFDFLLEAAGDRKSVEGKILPLIAGLPSEIEKAQVVKKIADKFGISEEPVWQELKKVKLEPLSRSRLDSQGETLTVRQKSFAPKTRLEFLSNRLAGLALWQKESRNPEIKSAAGQVLERIKDYVDKLQDNDINKIITEAEIYFDGSETLKEEMEKMEKELSKEKLKNELEEITRRIRKLETEKAESAEKELESCLNDFHTLTKKLNNFK from the coding sequence ATGTCTACCGTTGAGCAAATTAAATCCCGCCTCGGCATAGTTGACGTGGTTCAGAGCTACGTCAAACTCACTAAAGCGGGCTCGTCTTACAAAGCCTGCTGCCCGTTCCACGCGGAAAAAACGCCCTCGTTTTTCGTTTCTCCCGCCAGGGAAAGCTGGCATTGCTTCGGCTGTTCCAAAGGCGGAGATATGTTCAGTTTCGTGATGGAGATGGAAGGGATTGATTTCGTGGAAGCGCTGAAAATTTTGGCCGACCGGGCCGGAGTGCGGGTGGAGAAAATAAACATTGGGCAGAAAAACGAACGGACGAAACTGCTCCATCTGACGCAAAGCGCCGCGATATTTTACGAAAACGAATTGAGGAAAAATTCCGCGGTCATAGATTACCTTAAAAAACGAGGCGTGAAAGGGGAAATGGCCAAAGCTTTCGGCATAGGCTTCGCTCCGGAAGGCTGGAGGAATCTCTATGATTTTTTGAAGAAAAAAGGCTATGCTGACGCGGAAATGGAAAAAGCGGGAATGGTCATAAAGTCGTCCAAGGGTTATTACGACCGCTTCCGGAGCCGGATAATGTTTCCGCTGGCCAATTCTTCCGGCCAGGTTGTCGGCTTCAGCGGCAGAATTTTTGGCGAACAGGCCGGCAATGAAGGCAAATACGTCAACACGCCGCAGACGGTTTTGTACGACAAGTCCCGCCTTCTTTACGCTTTTGACAAAGCCAAAGGGGAAATCCGCAAAACGAACTCCTGCGTTTTGGTGGAAGGGCAGATGGACGCGATAATGTCGCGTCAGGCCGGGGTGTCAAACACGGTGGCTGTTTCCGGAACGGCTTTAACTTCGTTTCACCTCAACCTTATAAAAAGACTGGCCGACAAAATAATAATGGCTTTTGACAGCGACCGGGCCGGAATCAGCGCGGCGCAAAGAAGCATATCCATGGCCTTGGCGGAAGGTTTGGAGGTGAGGGCGGCCGTCATCCCTTCCGGCAAAGATCCGGCGGACGCCGTTTTGGAAGACCCGGAAAGCTGGCTGGCGGCGGTGGAAAGCGCCCGGAATATTTTTGACTTTCTGCTGGAGGCGGCGGGCGACCGCAAATCGGTGGAAGGTAAAATCCTGCCTTTGATAGCCGGGTTGCCCAGCGAGATTGAGAAAGCGCAGGTGGTCAAAAAAATAGCCGACAAATTCGGCATATCCGAAGAACCGGTCTGGCAGGAGTTGAAGAAAGTAAAACTAGAACCACTGTCAAGGTCTCGCCTTGACAGTCAAGGCGAGACCTTGACAGTGCGCCAAAAAAGCTTCGCGCCCAAAACCCGCCTGGAATTTCTTTCCAACCGGCTGGCCGGGCTGGCCCTGTGGCAAAAAGAATCGCGAAATCCGGAAATAAAAAGCGCGGCCGGACAAGTTCTGGAACGGATAAAAGACTACGTTGACAAATTGCAAGATAATGATATAAATAAAATAATAACGGAAGCGGAAATTTATTTTGACGGTTCCGAGACGCTGAAGGAGGAGATGGAGAAAATGGAAAAAGAGTTATCCAAAGAAAAATTAAAAAACGAACTGGAAGAGATAACGCGACGGATAAGAAAACTGGAAACGGAAAAAGCGGAAAGCGCGGAAAAGGAACTGGAAAGCTGCTTAAATGATTTTCATACTCTTACTAAAAAGTTAAATAATTTTAAATAA
- a CDS encoding glycosyltransferase family 2 protein: MEKSNSNHYKFSIILPAYNEEKAIGKVIDDVRISLDNSKYRNSYEILVVDDCSSDKTAEIATSKNVEVIRRKINGGSGASRKTGILAAKGEVIVMLDADDTYTASDIPVMFDYFPDYDQVNGARDSEQGTLKFLRLPMKLILRKLASYLSRTKIPDLNTGLKAFKKEIMLKYLWVIPDGFSCVTTMTLAFLCNGHKVKYIPTKYKKRLGNSKFHPIKDTSKYLQTIIRIILYFNPLKIFSSLSFILFVSAIVVFLYSYFFREKILDITILILLITAIQVLGMGMIAELIVKSKNANN, encoded by the coding sequence GTGGAAAAATCCAATTCTAATCATTATAAATTCTCAATAATCTTACCCGCGTATAACGAAGAAAAGGCCATAGGAAAAGTCATAGACGATGTAAGGATATCTTTAGATAACTCAAAATACAGAAATTCCTACGAGATTTTAGTTGTAGATGATTGTTCCTCAGACAAAACCGCTGAAATCGCGACTTCAAAAAATGTAGAGGTTATCAGAAGAAAAATTAACGGCGGAAGCGGCGCTTCCAGAAAAACGGGCATATTGGCAGCCAAAGGCGAAGTTATAGTAATGCTGGACGCTGATGATACTTATACTGCCAGCGACATCCCCGTGATGTTTGATTATTTCCCCGACTACGATCAGGTTAACGGGGCAAGAGATTCCGAACAGGGCACCCTAAAATTTTTAAGATTGCCAATGAAACTGATCCTGCGCAAATTGGCTTCTTATCTAAGCAGGACTAAAATTCCCGATCTCAACACAGGGCTTAAAGCTTTTAAAAAGGAAATAATGCTTAAATATCTGTGGGTTATTCCTGACGGATTCAGCTGTGTAACGACAATGACACTGGCTTTTCTATGCAACGGACACAAGGTCAAGTATATTCCCACAAAATACAAAAAAAGGCTCGGAAATTCAAAGTTTCATCCAATTAAAGATACTTCCAAGTATCTGCAAACCATAATCAGAATAATTCTTTATTTTAATCCTTTGAAAATATTTTCATCTTTAAGTTTTATTTTGTTCGTTTCAGCCATTGTTGTTTTTTTATACAGTTATTTTTTCAGAGAAAAAATACTGGATATTACCATTTTGATTCTGCTAATCACGGCGATTCAGGTTCTTGGAATGGGAATGATCGCCGAATTGATAGTAAAAAGTAAAAACGCCAACAACTGA
- a CDS encoding class I SAM-dependent methyltransferase, whose translation MKIPKKQNIQQTNPEDPTKRYYQPILRHFYLKRLKMALSCLPDKEKYGAILDIGYGGGIFFPELYRRCEKLYGIDTFGEDGKTKVRNMMAKEKINAEIITGNMTKTPFPDDFFNAVFCISALEHLEPDELERAILEIKRITKDNGLIILGFPSGRKLMQAYCMLVQRNLRFDFHRSSHELIIKNANNHLKIEEVKSFFKFIPIYYVLKCRK comes from the coding sequence ATGAAAATACCAAAAAAGCAAAATATCCAACAAACAAATCCGGAAGACCCGACAAAAAGATATTATCAGCCGATATTGCGCCATTTTTATCTAAAAAGACTTAAGATGGCGTTAAGTTGCCTTCCCGACAAGGAAAAATATGGCGCAATTCTTGATATAGGCTACGGGGGAGGCATTTTCTTTCCCGAACTTTATCGACGCTGCGAAAAATTATATGGAATAGACACCTTCGGGGAAGACGGTAAAACCAAAGTAAGAAACATGATGGCCAAGGAAAAAATCAACGCCGAAATTATTACAGGCAATATGACAAAAACACCGTTCCCCGACGATTTTTTTAACGCCGTTTTTTGCATTAGCGCCTTGGAGCACCTGGAACCCGATGAACTAGAAAGGGCAATACTTGAAATTAAAAGAATCACCAAAGACAACGGTTTGATTATATTAGGCTTTCCTTCCGGCAGAAAATTAATGCAAGCTTACTGCATGCTTGTCCAAAGAAATTTACGTTTTGACTTCCACCGGTCAAGCCATGAATTAATTATAAAAAACGCAAACAACCACTTAAAAATTGAGGAGGTTAAAAGTTTTTTCAAATTTATTCCAATTTATTACGTTTTAAAATGCAGAAAATAA
- a CDS encoding radical SAM protein, which yields MKIVLINPPSFNTITSCLPKTLDEGRGFTPPLGIMYIAAQIEKETNHQVEILDAQVDELTYEQLKTEIQKRKPDAVGITAMTFTLIDVIKTAKIVKEIDSSIKIIIGGPHVIIYPEETAGIKEVDFVIIGEAEPVIKPLLDNINDPDKLEKVKGLVFRKNDKIINTGRSELIKNIDDLPFPARHLTNYKKYYWALSPYRPITTMFTSRGCPYQCLFCDRPNLGKNFRPASAKRVVDEMEECQKMGIQEIFVYDDTFGVDRRRVLDICDGLIKRNIKIAWNIRTRVNTVDAEVLSALKKAGCQRIHYGVEAGTQKILNVLRKGITLEMVEKAFKLTRKAGIQTAGYFMIGSPTETEEDILKTIKFMNKLKADYMHITIVTPYPATGLYAMALKEKVIDKDYWLEFAKNPTEGFVPKIWEKEIPREKLFYLMKKAYRSFYLRPSFVFNKIIRLKSGEEFLRKAKAAVKLLKI from the coding sequence ATGAAGATTGTTTTAATCAACCCGCCCTCTTTTAACACAATAACGTCTTGTTTGCCAAAAACTCTTGACGAAGGGCGCGGCTTTACCCCGCCGCTAGGCATAATGTACATAGCGGCCCAGATAGAAAAAGAGACAAATCATCAAGTGGAAATACTGGATGCCCAAGTTGATGAGCTTACTTACGAACAACTAAAAACAGAGATTCAAAAAAGAAAACCGGATGCCGTCGGGATAACCGCGATGACATTTACGCTTATCGATGTCATAAAAACCGCAAAGATAGTAAAAGAAATAGACAGCAGTATAAAGATTATTATTGGCGGACCGCATGTTATCATATACCCGGAAGAAACCGCCGGTATCAAGGAGGTTGATTTCGTAATCATCGGCGAAGCGGAGCCCGTAATAAAACCTTTGTTGGACAACATAAACGATCCGGACAAGCTGGAAAAAGTGAAGGGTTTGGTATTCCGAAAAAATGACAAGATAATAAACACCGGCCGAAGCGAGCTCATTAAAAATATTGACGACTTGCCGTTTCCGGCCAGACACCTTACCAATTACAAGAAATATTATTGGGCGCTTTCTCCCTATAGGCCTATAACCACCATGTTTACAAGCCGCGGATGCCCGTATCAATGTTTATTCTGCGACAGGCCTAATCTGGGGAAAAATTTTCGCCCCGCTTCCGCGAAAAGAGTCGTGGACGAGATGGAAGAATGCCAAAAAATGGGGATCCAAGAAATATTCGTTTACGATGACACATTTGGAGTGGACAGGCGGAGAGTTCTGGATATTTGCGACGGCCTTATAAAAAGAAACATCAAAATCGCGTGGAATATCAGGACAAGGGTGAACACCGTGGACGCGGAAGTTTTGTCCGCGCTGAAAAAGGCCGGCTGCCAAAGAATACACTACGGCGTGGAAGCAGGCACTCAAAAAATATTAAACGTTCTTAGAAAAGGAATAACTTTGGAGATGGTTGAGAAGGCTTTTAAACTCACAAGGAAAGCTGGGATACAAACCGCCGGCTACTTTATGATCGGCTCTCCCACAGAAACAGAAGAAGATATTCTCAAGACAATAAAGTTTATGAATAAACTAAAGGCCGACTACATGCACATAACTATCGTTACACCCTACCCCGCCACCGGACTATACGCAATGGCTTTAAAAGAAAAAGTGATAGATAAGGATTACTGGCTGGAATTCGCCAAAAATCCGACAGAAGGTTTCGTGCCAAAAATTTGGGAGAAAGAAATTCCGCGTGAAAAATTATTTTATTTAATGAAAAAGGCCTATCGATCATTCTATCTTCGCCCGTCATTTGTGTTTAATAAAATAATCAGATTGAAGTCTGGAGAAGAATTTTTAAGGAAGGCTAAGGCGGCGGTAAAATTACTTAAAATATAA
- the rpoC gene encoding DNA-directed RNA polymerase subunit beta' gives MDTKVTDFESIVLKLASPERILSWSRGEVTKPETINYRTQRPERNGLFCERIFGPEKDYECYCGKYKRIRYKGIVCEKCGVEVTNSIVRRERMGHIALAAPVSHIWFLKGAPSRIGMMLDIKSTDLEKVIYFAGYIITKIVDEEKAAAYKNLESEYKNKLKEVADKDEKEKLKESMLKAKGEIDSLVLHRVLSEVEYYSLSMKYGEIFEASTGAESIYEIFKNVNLDEYKIKLEQQLENAGTQERARLVVRINLLKSLKKAGVRPEWMFLTVLPVIPPALRPMVALDAGRHATSDLNDLYRRVINRNNRLKRLVEIRAPEVICRNEKRILQEAVDALIDNTMRKGQNVALAQGQRRPLKSLAEMLKGKQGRFRQNLLGKRVDYSGRSVIVVGPELKMSQCGLPKHMALELFRPFVISELIKKEIAYNIRGAGRLIDEKIPEVWAILEDIIKDKRVLLNRAPSLHRLSIQAFQPVLIEGNAIQLHPLVCHAFNADFDGDQMAVHVPLGPEAQNEARDIIASVKNLLKPGNGEPVVEPSQDMVVGCYWLTRIKEGAKGEGSYYSSPQDAILAHDFGHIDTRAKIKVIPGTAAKYDAFNGELFETTVGKMLFNGILPDDFPYINDEMNKKSLSKLVARCIERYGIDATPEILDKVKEFGFKYATVSGISWGYQDLKIPEKKEEILDGAEKEALEIKNQYQEGLLTDSERYNKVIEIWQGAKNKVEELVPETLDRMGPVYSMVTSGARGSLSQIGQMTGMKGLMVNPAGKIIDYPVKSSYKEGLGILEYFITTHGARKGEADTALKTARAGYLTRKLIDVSHDVIINEEECGDKQGITISRKMTEGHGKKLSARIFGRVLTEAVGRFKKGHLLSMADAKELEADKSVEEVRIFSPITCESRRGVCQKCYGYDLGSNTPVKTGEAVGIVAAQAIGEPGTQLTMKTFHKGGIAVGGDITMGLPRIEELFELRIPRNPAVVCDVDGEIMDIKQAEEEDGVKSADKIVTVLADRESSKSKEEAVEFAIPFGRFIVVKKGDKVKKGDVLTDGSLDIKHYFKIAGKEKTQDYILKEVDKVYAMQGANINEKHIEVIIRQMFSRWKVVDPGETNLNQGEVVEFVKIMEENEMAEKDGRVPAKCEPVVMPIAKVSLSTTSFLSAASFQDTARVLIRTAVAGEEDKLRGLKENVIIGRLIPAGTGLRKDYIKEEEEQPLATSD, from the coding sequence ATGGATACAAAAGTAACAGATTTTGAATCAATAGTTCTGAAACTGGCTTCGCCTGAGAGGATTTTGTCGTGGTCGCGCGGCGAAGTCACCAAGCCGGAAACCATCAACTACCGGACCCAGCGTCCGGAGAGGAACGGCCTTTTCTGCGAAAGGATATTCGGGCCGGAAAAGGATTATGAATGCTATTGCGGCAAATACAAGAGAATAAGGTACAAAGGCATAGTCTGCGAGAAGTGCGGCGTGGAAGTGACCAACTCCATCGTCAGAAGAGAGAGAATGGGACACATCGCCCTGGCCGCCCCCGTTTCCCACATCTGGTTTTTGAAGGGCGCGCCTTCCAGAATCGGCATGATGCTGGACATAAAATCCACCGATTTGGAGAAGGTGATTTATTTCGCCGGATACATAATAACCAAAATCGTTGACGAGGAAAAAGCGGCGGCTTACAAAAACCTTGAATCCGAATACAAAAACAAACTCAAAGAAGTGGCCGATAAGGACGAGAAAGAAAAGCTCAAAGAATCAATGCTCAAGGCCAAGGGCGAAATTGATTCTTTGGTTTTGCACCGTGTTTTGTCCGAGGTGGAGTATTACAGCCTTTCCATGAAATACGGAGAGATTTTTGAAGCCAGCACCGGCGCGGAGTCTATTTATGAAATATTTAAAAACGTAAACCTGGATGAATACAAAATCAAGCTGGAACAGCAGCTGGAAAACGCCGGAACCCAGGAGAGAGCGCGCCTGGTTGTCAGGATTAATCTTCTGAAGTCGCTCAAGAAGGCGGGTGTCCGCCCCGAGTGGATGTTTTTGACGGTGCTGCCGGTAATCCCGCCGGCGCTTCGCCCGATGGTCGCCTTGGACGCGGGAAGACACGCCACCTCCGACCTCAACGACCTTTACAGGAGAGTCATCAACAGAAACAACCGCTTGAAGAGGCTGGTGGAGATAAGGGCGCCGGAAGTCATCTGCCGCAACGAAAAAAGAATTTTGCAGGAAGCCGTGGACGCGCTTATAGACAACACAATGCGTAAAGGCCAGAACGTCGCTTTGGCCCAGGGCCAGAGAAGGCCGCTCAAATCTCTGGCGGAAATGCTGAAAGGCAAGCAGGGCCGCTTCCGGCAGAACCTGCTCGGAAAAAGAGTTGATTATTCCGGACGCTCCGTCATCGTTGTCGGTCCGGAACTCAAGATGAGCCAGTGCGGCCTGCCCAAACACATGGCCTTGGAACTCTTCCGTCCATTTGTCATTTCCGAACTGATTAAAAAAGAGATCGCCTACAACATCAGAGGCGCGGGAAGGTTGATAGACGAGAAAATTCCCGAAGTGTGGGCTATTTTGGAAGACATAATCAAAGACAAGAGAGTGTTGCTCAACAGAGCCCCGTCTCTGCACCGGTTGAGCATCCAGGCTTTTCAGCCGGTGCTCATAGAGGGCAACGCCATACAGCTTCATCCGCTGGTTTGCCACGCCTTCAACGCCGACTTTGACGGCGACCAGATGGCCGTTCATGTGCCGCTTGGTCCGGAAGCTCAAAACGAGGCCAGAGACATCATCGCTTCCGTCAAAAACCTGCTCAAGCCCGGAAACGGCGAGCCGGTGGTGGAGCCTTCGCAGGACATGGTTGTCGGCTGCTACTGGCTGACCAGGATTAAAGAAGGCGCCAAAGGCGAGGGTTCTTATTACTCCAGCCCGCAAGACGCCATTCTGGCTCACGACTTCGGCCACATTGACACGCGGGCGAAGATAAAAGTTATTCCCGGAACAGCCGCCAAGTACGACGCGTTCAACGGGGAATTGTTTGAGACGACCGTTGGTAAAATGTTGTTCAACGGCATATTGCCGGACGACTTCCCCTACATCAACGACGAGATGAACAAGAAATCTCTTTCCAAACTGGTGGCCCGCTGCATAGAAAGATACGGCATAGACGCCACGCCGGAAATTTTGGACAAAGTAAAAGAGTTCGGCTTCAAATACGCCACCGTCTCCGGAATCAGCTGGGGTTATCAGGACCTGAAAATACCGGAGAAAAAAGAAGAAATATTGGATGGAGCCGAAAAAGAAGCGTTGGAAATAAAAAACCAATATCAGGAAGGACTTTTGACTGACTCGGAGAGGTACAACAAAGTCATTGAAATCTGGCAGGGAGCCAAGAATAAAGTCGAGGAACTGGTTCCGGAAACATTGGACAGAATGGGTCCCGTTTACTCAATGGTCACTTCGGGAGCCAGAGGCAGTTTGAGCCAAATAGGACAGATGACGGGCATGAAGGGCCTGATGGTCAACCCGGCCGGTAAAATCATTGATTATCCGGTGAAGTCCAGCTACAAGGAGGGCCTGGGAATTTTGGAATATTTCATCACTACGCACGGCGCCAGAAAAGGCGAGGCCGACACGGCTCTTAAGACCGCCCGCGCCGGCTATCTGACCAGGAAGCTAATAGACGTTTCCCACGACGTTATCATCAACGAGGAAGAATGCGGAGACAAGCAAGGAATAACCATATCCCGTAAAATGACGGAGGGCCACGGCAAAAAACTTTCCGCCAGAATATTCGGAAGAGTTTTGACGGAAGCAGTCGGCCGATTCAAAAAAGGACATCTTTTGTCCATGGCCGACGCCAAAGAATTGGAAGCCGACAAATCGGTTGAAGAAGTCAGAATATTTTCTCCCATCACCTGCGAATCAAGGCGCGGCGTGTGTCAGAAGTGCTACGGCTACGACCTTGGTTCCAATACGCCGGTGAAAACAGGAGAAGCGGTTGGCATTGTGGCGGCGCAGGCCATCGGCGAGCCGGGCACCCAGCTGACTATGAAGACGTTCCACAAAGGAGGCATCGCCGTCGGAGGCGACATCACCATGGGTCTGCCCCGTATAGAAGAGCTGTTTGAGTTGAGAATTCCGCGCAATCCGGCCGTCGTCTGCGACGTGGACGGAGAAATTATGGACATAAAACAAGCCGAGGAAGAAGACGGCGTGAAGTCGGCCGATAAAATAGTCACCGTTTTGGCGGACAGGGAATCTTCAAAATCAAAAGAGGAGGCGGTTGAGTTCGCCATTCCGTTCGGACGTTTTATCGTCGTCAAAAAAGGCGACAAGGTCAAAAAAGGCGACGTGCTGACAGACGGTTCTTTGGACATAAAACACTACTTCAAAATCGCGGGCAAAGAAAAAACGCAGGATTATATTCTGAAAGAAGTGGACAAGGTTTACGCCATGCAGGGCGCCAACATCAACGAGAAGCACATAGAGGTTATCATCCGGCAAATGTTCTCAAGATGGAAAGTCGTTGATCCGGGAGAAACCAATCTCAACCAGGGAGAAGTTGTAGAGTTTGTAAAAATAATGGAGGAGAACGAGATGGCAGAAAAAGACGGCCGCGTTCCGGCCAAATGCGAGCCGGTGGTAATGCCGATAGCCAAAGTTTCGCTTTCCACGACAAGCTTCCTTTCCGCCGCTTCCTTCCAGGACACCGCGCGCGTGCTCATCAGGACGGCTGTCGCGGGCGAGGAGGACAAATTGAGAGGCCTCAAGGAGAATGTCATAATCGGCCGGCTGATACCGGCGGGAACGGGATTGAGGAAAGATTATATAAAGGAAGAGGAAGAACAGCCACTAGCCACTAGTGATTAG